Proteins encoded together in one Epinephelus lanceolatus isolate andai-2023 chromosome 4, ASM4190304v1, whole genome shotgun sequence window:
- the gemin7 gene encoding gem-associated protein 7 codes for MATPVPVLRLPKGPDPNSRGFDPKSPRFIALCRTSIPTSAASEADAEQLQKEQHARSVLRETFLRCLLSMTNKKVQFNMYERVKVEATFGASDIDVLNFQVSDLHTPLGVQKEALIRCQDVISLTFDT; via the coding sequence ATGGCAACGCCGGTGCCTGTGCTCCGCCTGCCAAAAGGACCTGACCCCAACAGCCGTGGATTTGACCCCAAATCCCCCCGTTTCATCGCCCTGTGTCGTACCTCCATTCCCACTTCTGCTGCGTCTGAGGCAGACGCTGAGCAGCTGCAGAAGGAGCAGCATGCACGATCTGTGCTCCGAGAGACTTTCCTCCGATGTCTCCTCTCCATGACCAACAAGAAGGTTCAGTTTAACATGTATGAGAGGGTGAAGGTGGAGGCCACGTTTGGAGCGTCCGACATTGATGTGCTGAACTTTCAGGTGTCGGACCTGCACACTCCCCTCGGGGTGCAAAAGGAGGCACTGATCAGGTGTCAGGATGTGATTTCACTCACTTTTGATACATGA